A window of the Aquarana catesbeiana isolate 2022-GZ linkage group LG05, ASM4218655v1, whole genome shotgun sequence genome harbors these coding sequences:
- the LOC141144185 gene encoding sterile alpha motif domain-containing protein 9-like: protein MDKPFNLPSDITDWTKEDVRYWVIECLKIGQDEGDILYRENVTGRVLNLFSKEDFSNIKITYGSAKLIMHQLTQMTKDRKQGPADLDKNGKAVKKDPTMKLPKKKNEKQTRADEATVNDGEDQPREILSATEVTLKCSKVDLSCRKVTCTPFPFDSNHGSKRYTQHHFLMPEGGTSNYTDPVHEYKEYTNTETATDENKKMKFCNEVFRFAAACMNVRTNGTIHFGVRDKPHGEIIGVHIVDRELYGKYFYQMINKYFEEKQISIAKQCIRPPRFVDVLHEENTQSDLVVIEVDVVPEHTYCSSEIFHTYQYSYTDQKWMKNKDICCFVRDGESSKDILANVKQRDADFKMFYSKMIERDEARKEAEDNQKRIQNLTLEQGHKLVSLITGNRDTLDNSYFKWYILVANKCHESHTKHLEFLHEIPWFAVLDFDPDSCTNGLCKVYREKRGANLHFPHQFQNMDSVTVEKLDEHKLSQQTSWIFCNGRLDLNSQEYKPLNNKLWHKEKAAEVRRMVSFLCRRDLMQPGKFLVVFLLLSTVEDQVDPMNEVFSAFYQELSGMTDILCICENEQIFHGWRDLQSKIINEEEMEDRCIYTMDIENVNGTLLKLKSNTRSSSRFLPSHGGSSIILQRKDEDLMTFLDILCTNECHDTEIEKNESKFKEFIKLQEENFYRGGKATCWNFYFSSEKHTGPFIKRDNYEKLKHLIESSNSEKSSVKTITLYHHPGCGGTTTAMHVLWELRHTFRCAILKRKTDSFTDIAKEVIMLATYGSPNTADHNPVLLLVDDFEEEENVFNLESCLRATIAGKAIRYKKPVVIILHCMRSQNPEESSKTYCTKSVALIHKLSEQEKRAFNTKLKEIEQRHEKPEDFYSFMIMKRDFEVKYIENVVRNVLKGLNNASKESQLISILALLNKYVNDSTISVSMCEEFLGITARQTFWGPESIEEKLGGYFALLLRTEVEEYGGYQGLRIIHPLIAKQCIEELKNTYTIQQSSIMLNMLKTNLFYETMIGKDIFAKNMQSLLVTRQRKEHGDETDTLFSPLIEEIQKDEGHKSVETVLKEGTDRFNQNPYILQALARYFYIKEKDIDTAFQWAKKAKQMSPTNSYILDTLGQIYKTQLKTMMSKQSKKCLSATDLRELLEIAENASKAFKACQEQTEKIESDRDEYEPKKQKSYHVYNTVGYLGQIEVCLCTVDILLVLPWFNTKDGISRKHLRQYLSGKWDISVDNASKSHEEICGVLQDFRHFLTKLKSCLKETFDFFDDYFTFFKQKSITKESTEFKIRENINDYYKKYRRLFCKIEPLADGTAVQKKSMPLLVQNYRLCLESYKADRFSGILQYLNSPKKDVGKMESIVNAYRYLLEKSPDTCSHKDKQNFILANIVLHCISPKSDKIAPIEKLKEYLREVLQTIGFDHMSSDPYFLASLLFWPQDKYHLDNDSKLIAKCIISMRKSSRGQYRHMHHTKYPIAHFYLANNKGLKRLVHKGRIDQSFSAVPPSHLNSLWQGGEIWKESETNDLLSRVQGRIEDDSVIVEYGSDDERVTIPVRAAHLGELRSGKSIELVSCYLGFSIGGPIAYDIERISK from the coding sequence ATGGACAAGCCATTTAATTTGCCTTCAGATATCACTGACTGGACTAAAGAAGATGTGAGGTATTGGGTTATAGAATGTCTAAAGATTGGCCAAGATGAAGGAGATATTTTGTACAGAGAGAATGTGACTGGAAGAGTACTAAACCTGTTTTCAAAAGAAGACTTTTCAAATATTAAAATTACTTATGGTTCAGCTAAGTTGATAATGCACCAATTGACCCAGATGACCAAGGATAGAAAACAAGGACCAGCAGATCTTGATAAAAATGGTAAAGCTGTAAAGAAGGATCCAACAATGAAActgccaaagaaaaaaaatgagaagcAAACAAGAGCAGATGAAGCAACTGTGAATGATGGTGAAGATCAACCAAGAGAAATATTAAGTGCTACTGAAGTGACACTGAAGTGCTCAAAAGTTGATCTTAGTTGTCGAAAAGTGACTTGTACACCCTTCCCTTTTGATAGCAATCATGGCAGCAAACGGTACACTCAACATCATTTTCTAATGCCAGAAGGTGGCACCTCTAATTATACTGACCCAGTGCATGAGTACAAGGAATATACCAACACAGAAACAGCGACAGATGAGAATAAAAAGATGAAGTTTTGCAATGAAGTTTTCAGGTTTGCAGCTGCATGCATGAATGTCCGCACCAATGGAACCATCCATTTCGGAGTACGGGACAAACCTCATGGGGAAATTATTGGTGTTCATATTGTTGACAGAGAACTGTATGGCAAGTATTTTTACCAAATGATAAACAAATATTTTGAGGAAAAACAAATTTCTATAGCCAAGCAGTGCATTCGTCCACCTCGTTTTGTTGATGTACTACATGAAGAAAACACACAGTCTGATCTAGTTGTTATAGAAGTAGATGTAGTTCCTGAACACACCTATTGTAGTTCAGAAATATTTCATACTTACCAATACAGTTACACTGACCAGAAATGGATGAAAAATAAGGATATCTGTTGCTTTGTAAGAGACGGAGAGAGCTCTAAAGACATTTTAGCAAATGTAAAACAAAGGGATGCAGACTTCAAAATGTTTTACTCCAAGATGATAGAGAGGGACGAGGCCAGGAAAGAAGCAGAAGACAACCAAAAAAGAATACAAAACTTAACGTTGGAACAGGGTCACAAACTTGTAAGTTTAATAACAGGAAATCGAGACACACTGGACAATTCTTATTTCAAGTGGTACATTTTGGTAGCAAATAAATGTCATGAAAGTCATACAAAACATTTGGAGTTTCTGCATGAAATTCCATGGTTCGCCGTTCTGGATTTTGATCCTGACTCTTGCACAAATGGTTTATGCAAAGTTTACAGAGAAAAAAGGGGAGCAAATTTGCATTTTCCACATCAATTTCAAAATATGGATAGTGTCACAGTTGAAAAGCTTGACGAGCACAAACTCTCCCAACAAACCAGTTGGATCTTCTGTAATGGGAGGCTAGATCTTAACAGTCAAGAATATAAACCCTTAAATAATAAATTATGGCATAAAGAGAAAGCGGCAGAAGTTAGACGCATGGTTTCTTTTCTCTGCAGAAGAGATCTGATGCAACCTGGAAAATTTCTTGTTGTGTTTTTGTTGCTTTCCACTGTTGAAGACCAAGTGGATCCCATGAATGAAGTTTTTAGTGCATTTTATCAGGAACTCAGTGGTATGACTGACATCCTTTGTATTTGCGAAAATGAACAAATCTTTCACGGATGGAGAGATCTACAATCTAAAATAATAAATGAGGAAGAAATGGAAGACAGGTGTATTTACACCATGGACATTGAGAATGTAAATGGAACTCTCCTGAAATTGAAATCCAATACTCGGTCTTCTAGCCGATTCCTGCCATCTCATGGTGGATCATCAATTATTCTACAGAGGAAAGATGAAGATCTTATGACTTTTCTAGACATCCTTTGTACTAATGAATGCCATGATACAGAAATAGAGAAAAATGAGTCTAAATTTAAGGAGTTCATAAAGCTTCAAGAAGAGAATTTCTATAGAGGAGGCAAAGCCACTTGCTGGAATTTTTACTTCTCATCAGAAAAACACACTGGACCCTTCATTAAAAGAGACAACTATGAAAAGTTAAAACATTTGATAGAGTCCTCAAACAGTGAGAAAAGCAGTGTAAAAACAATTACTCTCTATCATCATCCTGGCTGTGGAGGAACTACCACAGCAATGCATGTACTTTGGGAACTGAGACACACATTCCGATGTGCAATTTTAAAGAGAAAGACAGATAGCTTTACAGATATTGCAAAAGAAGTAATCATGTTAGCAACTTATGGATCACCTAACACTGCAGACCATAATCCAGTTCTGCTCCTAGTTGATGAttttgaagaagaagaaaatgtatttaatttggaGAGTTGCCTCAGGGCAACCATTGCAGGAAAAGCCATAAGATAtaagaaaccagtggtgattaTTTTACATTGTATGAGGTCACAGAACCCAGAAGAAAGCTCCAAGACTTACTGCACCAAAAGTGTTGCTCTGATTCATAAACTTTCTGAACAAGAGAAGAGAGCCTTTAATACAAagttaaaggaaattgaacaacgtCATGAGAAGCCTgaagacttttattcctttatgaTTATGAAAAGAGATTTTGAAGTTAAATACATAGAAAATGTGGTAAGGAACGTATTAAAAGGTTTAAACAATGCAAGCAAAGAATCTCAGCTGATCTCAATTCTGGCCCTCCTAAACAAATATGTGAATGACTCCACAATTTCTGTTTCTATGTGTGAGGAGTTCCTTGGAATAACAGCAAGACAGACCTTCTGGGGCCCTGAAAGCATAGAAGAAAAATTAGGTGGATATTTTGCTCTGTTACTTCGAACTGAAGTTGAAGAATATGGAGGCTACCAAGGACTACGCATAATTCACCCACTTATAGCAAAGCAATGCATAGAGGAATTAAAGAACACATATACCATTCAGCAGAGTAGCATCATGTTAAACATGTTAAAAACCAATTTATTCTATGAAACTATGATTGGAAAAGATATATTTGCAAAGAATATGCAAAGCTTGCTGGTGACAAGACAACGAAAAGAACACGGAGATGAAACAGACACACTATTTTCCCCTTTAATTGAAGAAATACAGAAAGACGAGGGTCACAAAAGTGTGGAAACTGTTCTTAAAGAAGGAACCGATCGATTCAACCAGAATCCATACATATTACAAGCACTGGCAAGATATTTTTACATAAAAGAGAAAGACATTGATACTGCCTTCCAATGGGcaaagaaagcaaaacaaatgtctCCAACAAATTCTTACATTTTAGATACTCTGGGTCAGATATACAAGACTCAGTTAAAAACGATGATGTCTAAGCAAAGCAAAAAGTGCTTAAGTGCAACAGATTTGAGAGAACTTCTGGAAATAGCAGAAAATGCATCAAAAGCCTTCAAAGCATGCCAAGAACAAACAGAAAAGATAGAGTCTGATAGAGATGAGTAtgagccaaaaaaacaaaaaagttatcatgtctacaacaCTGTAGGATACTTGGGACAGATAGAAGTTTGTCTTTGTACAGTGGATATACTCTTGGTGCTACCATGGTTCAACACAAAAGATGGCATATCACGAAAACACTTGAGGCAGTACCTATCTGGAAAATGGGACATATCAGTCGACAATGCCAGTAAAAGCCATGAGGAAATCTGTGGCGTGTTACAAGACTTCAGACACTTTCTAACCAAGTTAAAATCATGCTTAAAGGAAACTTTTGACTTTTTTGAtgactattttacattttttaaacaaaagagCATCACAAAGGAATCCACTGAATTCAAAATACGCGAAAACATTAACGATTACTACAAAAAATACAGGCGATTATTCTGTAAAATTGAACCGTTAGCAGATGGCACCGCTGTCCAAAAAAAGAGTATGCCATTGCTTGTACAGAATTACAGATTATGTCTGGAGTCTTACAAGGCAGATAGGTTTTCTGGAATTTTGCAGTATCTTAATAGTCCTAAAAAAGATGTGGGAAAAATGGAATCTATTGTAAATGCATACAGGTACCTTTTGGAGAAAAGCCCAGACACTTGCAGTCACAAAGACAAACAAAACTTTATATTGGCAAATATTGTGCTTCATTGCATTTCTCCAAAATCTGACAAAATTGCACCAATTGAAAAACTGAAAGAGTATCTCAGAGAGGTTCTGCAGACCATCGGCTTTGATCACATGTCTTCAGATCCTTATTTTTTAGCCTCGTTACTTTTCTGGCCTCAAGACAAGTATCACCTGGATAATGATTCTAAACTGATTGCCAAGTGTATCATCTCAATGAGAAAATCATCTAGGGGTCAGTATCGACATATGCACCACACCAAGTACCCAATTGCCCATTTCTACTTGGCCAATAACAAGGGCTTAAAAAGACTTGTTCATAAAGGAAGGATTGACCAAAGCTTTTCTGCTGTGCCACCATCACATTTAAATTCCCTCTGGCAAGGAGGAGAAATATGGAAAGAATCTGAAACAAATGACTTGCTTTCCCGCGTCCAAGGTAGAATTGAGGATGACTCTGTCATTGTGGAGTATGGTAGTGATGATGAAAGAGTTACAATCCCAGTAAGAGCAGCTCACCTTGGAGAACTCAGAAGTGGTAAAAGTATTGAACTAGTGTCTTGCTATTTGGGGTTTTCAATTGGTGGCCCTATAGCCTATGACATTGAAAGGATCTCAAAATAG